One segment of Vulpes lagopus strain Blue_001 chromosome 8, ASM1834538v1, whole genome shotgun sequence DNA contains the following:
- the LOC121496967 gene encoding sodium/potassium-transporting ATPase subunit alpha-1-like codes for MVIKRTLCECRVSPLTFPVIKQFPGVEEGRLIFDNLKKSIAYTLTSNIPEITPFLIFIIANIPLPLGTVTILCIDLGTDMVPAISLAYEQAESDIMKRQPRNPKTDKLVNERLISMAYGQIGMIQALGGFFTYFVILAENGFLPTHLLGIRVDWDDRWINDVEDSYGQQWTYEQRKIVEFTCHTAFFVSIVVVQWADLVICKTRRNSVFQQGMKNKILIFGLFEETALAAFLSYCPGMGVALRMYPLKPTLSCFYCAFQSLYGIIACWFNIKIAGTHLCTSSFIFGRSVTNFPGNPFHTFF; via the coding sequence atggTTATAAAAAGGACTCTTTGTGAGTGTAGAGTATCACCGTTGACCTTTCCTGTGATAAAGCAGTTTCCTGGAGTAGAAGAAGGTCGTCTGATCTTTGATAACTTGAAGAAATCCATTGCCTACACCCTCACCAGTAACATTCCAGAGATCACCCCCTTCCTGATATTTATTATTGCAAACATTCCACTACCACTGGGGACTGTCACCATCCTCTGCATTGACTTGGGCACAGACATGGTTCCTGCTATCTCCCTGGCTTATGAGCAAGCTGAGAGCGACATTATGAAGAGACAGCCCAGAAACCCCAAAACGGACAAGCTTGTGAATGAGCGGCTGATCAGCATGGCCTATGGACAGATCGGTATGATCCAGGCCTTGGGGGGCTTCTTCACTTACTTTGTGATTCTGGCTGAGAACGGCTTCCTCCCGACCCACCTGCTGGGCATCCGAGTGGACTGGGATGACCGCTGGATCAACGATGTGGAGGACAGCTATGGGCAGCAGTGGACCTACGAACAGAGGAAAATCGTGGAGTTTACTTGCCACACGGCCTTCTTCGTCAGTATTGTGGTGGTGCAGTGGGCTGACTTGGTCATCTGTAAGACCAGGAGGAACTCAGTCTTCCAGCAGGGGATGAAGAACAAGATCTTAATATTTGGCCTCTTTGAAGAGACGGCCCTTGCTGCTTTCCTGTCCTACTGCCCTGGAATGGGTGTTGCCCTAAGGATGTACCCCCTCAAACCTaccttgtcttgtttttattgtgCATTTCAGTCTCTGTATGGGATAATAGCTTGCTGGTTCAATATAAAAATAGCTGGAACCCACCTATGTACATCTAGTTTCATCTTTGGAAGATCAGTGACTAATTTCCCTGGTAATCCATTTCATACTTTCTTTTGA